Genomic segment of Helicobacter enhydrae:
CTAATGCAATGCTGGGGTTATGGGGGTTGTTAAGGGGGATAAGGGGAACGCTTGCTATAAGTTCCCCTTGCCCCCCCTTAAGAGAGATCCTAGGGGATTCTAGAATTGTATAAAGGGTGCTTTGCTCAAGCTAACTTGAAAAGAAAGAGAATTTAAGAGATTCTGGAATCACCAAAAGAACATAGCTCCCCAAGCCAAGATTCAAAAAGAAAGCTCTAAGAGATTCTAGAATCATCTAAAGACGCATTTCCCCAAGCCAAACCAACACTTCAAAACGCAATTTGAATCCCCAAAGTCAATACACCTCCCACTATCACACCAACATAGGAAGTTGGTATAATACAAATCCCAATCACAAGGAGTATCCAATGCCCTATCTTATTGTTTTGCTAGTCTTTTTCATCACTGGTTGCGATTTTCAATCCGCCAAAAACCATTTTTATTTCCAAAATACAAACGGCGACAAACTCAAATTAATCCAAAACCACAACACCCTAGAGTTGCCCAACAACCATAAACCTGTTTTGCTGTTTTTGATACGCGCTTCTTGCACAGAATGTTTCAATGGCATTGAGCACACAATCAGAATTTTTGAGGAATACAAAGACAAAATCAATTTTATCCCCATCATCTATGATTTGCAAAACCCCTCCATACAATCCACCCAACTGCGAGAGGAAGCCATCACTCTGCAAAAAAAATACAATCTGCCCTTTGATTTTTACTACTCCACCGATGGCAAGGATTTTTTGCAAACATTCCAACAAAAAACCAATACCCCCCTTCTAGTTTTATATAATGCCAAATTGCAAAAGGTAATGGAATATGAAGGGCTTGTGCCTGAGGAAATGATTGGCTTTGATCTCAATCAAATTTTGGAAAATGGAGCAAATTGATGTTTAAAGGCTTAAAAGAATTATTCAAAAAAACCACCGATGGCATCACCCAGACCATTGGAATCAAAAAAGAAAAGATCGCAAAAGAAATCCTAGAAGAAGCATTAATCCAAAGCGATATTGATTATGCTTTGGTGGAAATGATATTGGACAACCTGCCTCAAGAGGTTACGCGAGAGGCACTTGAAGTTGCACTTTTTCGCTTTTTTCGTTCAGAAAGCTATTATGACAAAATCCAATACCACCCCCTCAACGCATCGCCCAATGTGACTTTGATCCTTGGGGTGAATGGTGCAGGGAAAACGACAACCATCGCCAAACTTGCAAAAAAGGCAAAAAAAGAGAACAAGCGTGTTTTGCTAGGTGCGGGTGATACCTTTAGGGCTGCTGCGATTGAGCAAATCAAACTTTGGGGGAATCGCTTGGATATTGAAGTGATTAGCTCGCAACTTGGGCACGATCCAAGCTCGATTGCTTTTGATTGCATTAAGGCAGGTATTGCAAGAGGATATGATGAGATTATCATCGATACGGCTGGACGCCTCCACAATCAAACCAATCTCAAAAATGAGCTCATCAAAATCGCCAAAGTTTGCCAAAAGGCTCTCAATGGGCAAGAATTCCACAAGATTCTTGTTCTTGATGGGACACAAGGAAGTTCTGCAATCAATCAGGCAAAAATCTTTCATCAAATTCTTGATCTAGATGGAATCATCGTGACAAAACTTGATGGGACAAGCAAGGGCGGTGCGATTTTGAGTATGATTTATGAACTCAAGCTTCCCATTGTGTATCTTGGAATGGG
This window contains:
- the ftsY gene encoding signal recognition particle-docking protein FtsY; translation: MFKGLKELFKKTTDGITQTIGIKKEKIAKEILEEALIQSDIDYALVEMILDNLPQEVTREALEVALFRFFRSESYYDKIQYHPLNASPNVTLILGVNGAGKTTTIAKLAKKAKKENKRVLLGAGDTFRAAAIEQIKLWGNRLDIEVISSQLGHDPSSIAFDCIKAGIARGYDEIIIDTAGRLHNQTNLKNELIKIAKVCQKALNGQEFHKILVLDGTQGSSAINQAKIFHQILDLDGIIVTKLDGTSKGGAILSMIYELKLPIVYLGMGEKEDDLVAFDEEEYVQMLLDSIFIKA